The following proteins come from a genomic window of Corallococcus sp. NCRR:
- a CDS encoding tetratricopeptide repeat protein produces the protein MISPVELERLRRKVEAGEVLSGAELEALRDEAARTPGPTLRLTVAHALVNADAEREALPLMQALRRDFPKDLQVRLGLARALLGLERHREAEAELREALVLNPGDPEALKVLAVLALRQGEGARARAYVAEAVERDPFDAEAKLLRAELEAADLPPPPAPEEQVLRPEFTAALTAALGRAGVAFRRQGRDLLVKLASGGVGRVDVGSLYAAYQEAPGPQGLTAHVEALASRLGGLSSGVGPTGVSLDALRPVLRPQGFVAGTQGALFRPWPGGLEVFYVLEDAEFVRYLPASALKEAGLTLEAVDAAAWHNLELRPADVRPVVIDQSEVRLAEAFSGIWAVAGGDGHDGARLLTKAQRRRLEAATGGGPLRVSLGRREVALLCRDSDGESVRRLAALGHAPDGVPGSFVLEGDALRST, from the coding sequence GTGATTTCCCCGGTGGAACTGGAGCGCCTGCGCCGCAAGGTGGAGGCGGGTGAAGTGCTCAGCGGCGCGGAGCTGGAGGCGCTGCGTGACGAGGCCGCGCGCACGCCCGGGCCCACGCTGCGCCTCACCGTGGCGCATGCGCTGGTCAACGCGGACGCGGAGCGCGAAGCCCTGCCGTTGATGCAGGCCCTGCGGCGTGACTTCCCCAAGGACCTCCAGGTGCGCCTGGGGCTCGCGCGGGCGCTGCTGGGATTGGAGCGTCACCGGGAGGCGGAGGCCGAGCTGCGCGAAGCGCTGGTCCTGAACCCTGGCGATCCGGAGGCCCTCAAGGTGCTGGCCGTGCTCGCGCTGCGGCAGGGCGAGGGTGCACGCGCCCGCGCCTACGTGGCGGAGGCCGTGGAGCGGGATCCCTTCGACGCGGAGGCGAAGCTGCTGCGCGCGGAGCTGGAGGCCGCGGACCTGCCTCCGCCGCCCGCGCCCGAGGAGCAGGTGTTGCGTCCAGAGTTCACCGCCGCGCTCACCGCCGCGTTGGGCCGCGCGGGCGTGGCCTTCCGGCGTCAGGGCCGCGACTTGCTGGTGAAGCTGGCCTCGGGCGGCGTGGGCCGCGTGGACGTGGGCTCGCTGTATGCCGCGTATCAGGAGGCGCCGGGCCCGCAGGGGCTCACCGCGCACGTGGAGGCGCTGGCGTCGAGGCTGGGCGGGTTGTCCTCGGGAGTGGGGCCCACGGGGGTCTCCCTGGACGCGCTGCGCCCGGTGCTGCGGCCCCAGGGCTTCGTGGCGGGGACCCAGGGCGCGCTGTTCCGTCCATGGCCCGGGGGACTGGAGGTCTTCTATGTGCTGGAGGACGCGGAGTTCGTGCGCTACCTGCCGGCCTCCGCGCTGAAGGAGGCGGGGCTCACGCTCGAAGCGGTGGACGCGGCGGCGTGGCACAACCTGGAGCTCAGGCCCGCGGACGTGCGGCCCGTCGTCATCGACCAGAGTGAGGTGCGGCTGGCGGAGGCGTTCTCCGGCATCTGGGCGGTGGCGGGCGGCGACGGGCATGACGGCGCACGGCTGCTCACGAAGGCCCAGCGCCGCAGGCTGGAGGCCGCCACGGGAGGAGGCCCGCTGCGCGTGAGCCTGGGCCGGCGCGAGGTGGCGCTCCTGTGCCGCGACTCGGACGGTGAATCGGTGCGGAGGCTCGCCGCGCTGGGGCACGCGCCGGACGGGGTTCCCGGGTCGTTCGTCCTGGAGGGGGATGCGCTGCGGAGCACGTGA
- a CDS encoding hybrid sensor histidine kinase/response regulator — protein MPSSHDAIAALSGLLSDEGERITRLWSKRLRAETYEVEVPGRDLRAPLRHLLDELARLLEDRGEDAVRLWPEVVRSHGSFRYDQNFEPEDLTREFKSLQEVLLYVYSRRNGGVIHADVAELVSELVWEADASAQASYARVLKTEEVRFREAAVMESVLNHVEVGILLAETDGMVSFASPPVSRLMGVPMRAVVGARATGSLGPVLTQVNARHPTGEPFKVQDMPFLRALREKAPVRGVMMQVERPGGGDATLEMSATPVWEEDQVLAGVIQTFSDRTEAAVKTKALENAHGEVRRLQGQLLRRTRQQALGQLASGAAHALNNFLNVLRLRITLLQREYKPEHVEALDKTVRNIGELVARLQEFSVQRTEERLGNVPVDQTVREALELARGELEQRQHPVHTELDLGFPWGVKADAGFFRELIVNLLLSARDRMEEGGTLVVRSRPFGEDWLDLRIEDGGRPYAQDELAGLFDPLRRDPGAPQFSLFLAVARTQVQRWGGELTVENRRDGSGASFIVRLPRFSDVSAGAPVSAEPPSAQAPGPMPRMPGRARRVLVVDDDLDNARMMAEVLGEEGYEVQVAHSPDIALRVWEKQPYDAALLDAVMPEMTGWELARELRRISPHALLAIVTGMDVRGQNRASLAQVDAVFRKPIDVGALDDFLSQSRGEEETAGPEDAHDVTH, from the coding sequence GTGCCTTCTTCCCATGACGCCATCGCCGCGCTGTCGGGTCTGCTCTCGGACGAGGGCGAGCGCATCACGCGCTTGTGGTCCAAGCGCCTGCGCGCGGAGACGTACGAGGTGGAGGTCCCCGGCCGGGACCTGCGCGCGCCGCTGCGCCATCTGCTGGATGAGCTTGCCCGGCTGCTCGAGGACCGGGGCGAGGACGCCGTCCGGCTCTGGCCGGAGGTGGTGCGTTCGCACGGGTCCTTCCGGTACGACCAGAACTTCGAACCCGAGGACCTGACCCGCGAGTTCAAGTCGCTCCAGGAGGTGCTGCTCTACGTCTATTCACGCCGCAACGGAGGCGTCATCCACGCGGACGTGGCGGAGCTCGTCTCGGAGCTGGTGTGGGAGGCGGACGCGTCCGCGCAGGCCTCCTACGCGCGCGTGCTCAAGACGGAGGAGGTGCGCTTCCGCGAGGCGGCGGTGATGGAGTCGGTGCTCAATCACGTGGAGGTGGGCATCCTGCTGGCGGAGACGGACGGCATGGTGTCCTTCGCCTCGCCGCCGGTGAGCCGCCTGATGGGCGTGCCCATGCGCGCGGTGGTGGGCGCGCGCGCCACGGGCTCATTGGGCCCCGTGCTCACCCAGGTCAACGCGCGGCACCCCACGGGCGAGCCCTTCAAGGTGCAGGACATGCCCTTCCTGCGCGCGCTGCGCGAGAAGGCGCCGGTGCGTGGCGTGATGATGCAGGTGGAGCGCCCCGGCGGCGGGGACGCCACGCTGGAGATGAGCGCCACGCCGGTGTGGGAGGAGGACCAGGTCCTCGCGGGCGTCATCCAGACCTTCAGCGACCGCACGGAGGCCGCGGTGAAGACCAAGGCCCTGGAGAACGCGCACGGCGAGGTGCGCAGGCTCCAGGGACAGCTCCTGCGCCGCACCCGGCAGCAGGCGCTGGGGCAGTTGGCGAGCGGCGCCGCGCACGCGCTCAACAACTTCCTCAACGTGCTGCGCCTGCGCATCACGCTGCTGCAACGCGAATACAAGCCCGAGCACGTGGAAGCGCTGGACAAGACGGTGCGCAACATCGGCGAGCTGGTGGCGCGGCTGCAGGAGTTCAGCGTGCAGCGCACCGAGGAGCGCCTGGGCAACGTGCCGGTGGACCAGACGGTGCGCGAGGCGCTGGAACTGGCCCGGGGCGAGCTGGAGCAGCGTCAGCACCCGGTGCACACGGAGCTGGACCTGGGCTTCCCGTGGGGCGTGAAGGCGGACGCGGGCTTCTTCCGCGAACTCATCGTGAACCTGCTCCTGTCCGCGCGCGACCGCATGGAGGAGGGCGGCACGCTGGTGGTCCGCTCGCGCCCCTTCGGCGAGGACTGGCTGGACCTGCGCATCGAGGATGGGGGACGGCCCTACGCGCAGGATGAGCTGGCGGGCCTATTCGATCCGCTGCGCCGGGACCCGGGGGCGCCGCAGTTCTCGCTGTTCCTGGCGGTGGCGCGCACGCAGGTGCAGCGCTGGGGCGGAGAGCTGACGGTGGAGAACCGGCGCGACGGCTCGGGCGCGAGCTTCATCGTGCGGCTGCCGCGCTTCAGCGACGTCTCGGCCGGGGCGCCTGTGTCCGCCGAGCCGCCGTCCGCGCAGGCACCGGGACCCATGCCGCGCATGCCCGGGCGCGCGCGCCGCGTGCTGGTGGTGGACGACGACCTGGACAACGCGCGGATGATGGCGGAGGTGCTGGGCGAGGAGGGCTACGAGGTGCAGGTGGCGCACAGCCCGGACATCGCCCTGCGCGTCTGGGAGAAGCAGCCCTACGACGCCGCGCTGCTGGACGCGGTGATGCCGGAGATGACGGGCTGGGAGCTGGCGCGTGAGCTGCGGCGGATCTCTCCCCATGCGCTGCTGGCCATCGTCACCGGCATGGACGTGCGGGGCCAGAACCGCGCGAGCCTGGCGCAGGTGGATGCCGTCTTCCGAAAGCCCATCGACGTGGGCGCCCTGGACGACTTCCTCTCCCAGAGCCGGGGCGAGGAGGAGACGGCCGGGCCCGAGGACGCGCATGACGTCACGCATTGA
- a CDS encoding DUF4230 domain-containing protein: protein MAKNVTRALSLVAAVALGALGAWVLLRPTSPRLPDTAAVVEQMREVARLETLDVSLYKKVTFSPEPQATDALWKDVLLWASYTLQNPHGRAIVFADAHMGFDFQRFDASHLRAVGTRVDVLLPPLQVTVALRPGETEIIDSNLDSAQTAQLLEKARLAFEKEVRQDRRLQEKARQSAERSLRGLLLTLGFREVRFVETLPVGSAG, encoded by the coding sequence ATGGCGAAGAACGTCACGCGAGCCCTCTCCCTCGTCGCCGCGGTCGCGCTCGGCGCGCTGGGGGCCTGGGTGCTGCTACGCCCCACGTCTCCCCGGCTGCCGGACACGGCGGCGGTCGTGGAGCAGATGCGGGAGGTGGCCCGGCTGGAGACGCTGGACGTGTCCCTCTACAAGAAGGTCACGTTCTCGCCGGAGCCGCAGGCCACGGACGCGCTGTGGAAGGACGTGCTGCTCTGGGCCAGCTACACGCTCCAGAACCCGCACGGCCGCGCCATCGTGTTCGCGGACGCGCACATGGGGTTCGACTTCCAGCGCTTCGACGCGAGCCACCTGCGCGCGGTGGGCACGCGCGTGGATGTGCTCCTGCCGCCGCTCCAGGTCACGGTGGCCTTGCGGCCCGGGGAGACGGAGATCATCGACTCCAACCTGGACAGCGCGCAGACGGCGCAGCTGTTGGAGAAGGCGCGGCTGGCGTTTGAAAAAGAGGTGCGGCAGGACCGGCGCCTCCAGGAGAAGGCGCGTCAGTCCGCGGAGCGCTCGCTGCGGGGCCTGCTGCTCACGCTAGGCTTCCGCGAGGTGCGGTTCGTGGAGACCTTGCCGGTGGGGAGCGCGGGATGA
- a CDS encoding O-acetyl-ADP-ribose deacetylase → MTERLELIQGDITRIAADAIVNAANSGLSGGGGVDGAIHRAAGPELLAECRTVGRCPTGEARITKGYRLPAAHVIHAVGPSWWGGDRDEDALLASCYRSTFALMEQHGLRTVAFPAISTGAYGFPIERAAPIALREIRAALARRPELERVTVVLFSEQDLKVYQRALNA, encoded by the coding sequence ATGACGGAACGTCTGGAGTTGATTCAAGGAGACATCACGCGCATCGCGGCGGACGCGATCGTGAACGCGGCGAACTCCGGCCTGTCGGGTGGCGGCGGCGTGGACGGTGCCATCCACCGCGCGGCGGGACCGGAACTGCTCGCGGAGTGCCGCACGGTGGGCCGCTGTCCCACGGGCGAGGCGCGCATCACGAAGGGCTACCGGCTGCCCGCGGCCCACGTCATCCACGCCGTGGGCCCCTCATGGTGGGGCGGGGACCGCGACGAGGACGCGCTGTTGGCCTCGTGCTACCGGAGCACGTTCGCGCTGATGGAGCAGCACGGGCTGCGCACGGTGGCGTTCCCCGCCATCTCCACCGGCGCCTATGGCTTTCCCATCGAACGGGCCGCGCCCATCGCGCTGCGGGAGATTCGCGCGGCCCTGGCGCGGCGGCCGGAGCTGGAGCGCGTCACCGTGGTCCTCTTCAGCGAGCAGGACCTGAAGGTGTATCAGCGGGCGCTGAACGCGTAG
- a CDS encoding 2OG-Fe(II) oxygenase produces the protein MELTDVEAEALGSRGYFVRDAFLGEARALAARAAALARVKAGMLKPAGIRRGAGRTLDASVRGDHIEWVLPGAAPDLEALWHHFQSLGEAVSVGAYLGLGRFDLQLACYPGGGAHYARHRDAFPGQFNRRLTAIWYANADWKPEHGGMLRLFPEDTGAPVEVAPVLDRLVVFLSERLEHEVLPAHATRLALTAWFYGRGT, from the coding sequence ATGGAGCTGACGGACGTGGAGGCGGAGGCCCTGGGTTCCCGGGGATACTTCGTTCGGGACGCCTTCCTTGGCGAGGCGCGAGCGCTGGCGGCAAGGGCCGCGGCGCTCGCGCGAGTAAAGGCCGGGATGCTGAAGCCCGCGGGCATCCGGCGCGGCGCCGGCCGCACGTTGGATGCGTCCGTGCGTGGCGACCACATCGAGTGGGTGCTGCCCGGCGCCGCCCCCGACCTCGAAGCCCTGTGGCACCACTTCCAGTCGCTGGGAGAGGCCGTGTCCGTGGGCGCCTACCTGGGGCTGGGACGCTTTGATTTGCAGCTCGCCTGCTACCCCGGCGGCGGTGCGCACTACGCCCGCCACCGCGACGCGTTCCCCGGCCAGTTCAACCGCCGGCTCACCGCCATCTGGTACGCGAACGCGGATTGGAAGCCGGAGCACGGCGGCATGCTGCGCCTCTTCCCGGAGGACACCGGCGCCCCGGTGGAGGTGGCGCCGGTGCTGGACCGCCTGGTGGTGTTCCTCAGCGAGCGGCTGGAGCACGAGGTGCTGCCCGCCCACGCCACCCGCCTGGCCCTCACCGCGTGGTTCTACGGGCGGGGCACCTGA